One window of the Haemorhous mexicanus isolate bHaeMex1 chromosome 15, bHaeMex1.pri, whole genome shotgun sequence genome contains the following:
- the LOC132334319 gene encoding protocadherin beta-15-like yields the protein MALARQVLCVSAFLWLPLARAEPIRYSVAEEAESGSVVGELAEDAGLTPAQLSARRARLLSEDGRQHFRLERASGRLVVAGRLDREELCAQSATCMLPFELLLSNPLQFFRVEVDLDDINDHSPIFREDRVSFRIPETSEPGSRFPLEVARDLDIGSNTVQEYNISPENEYFSVSYGSRNTGKKSLELVLEKPLDREEQAEMSFSVIAMDGGSPPRSGTAQIQILILDANDNAPKFTQEEYIATVLENMPEGSLVLTVLATDPDAGVNGHISYQLNEGVDQIDSAFVIDPTNGEIKLKKPLDFEAAQTHELSVRATDGGGLSAICKVLVEVVDVNDNAPELVVSSFSSPLPENTVPGTVVALFTVRDRDSGANGKISCALEDQLFFSLRPAYKNYYELVTVSALDREETPQYMLRVTAADAGSPPLTTTHTFTVDISDVNDNAPVFNQTSYTMYVRENNVATVFVGAVSAADADVGLNAKVTYWLAAEQGPERAWCSCISVNSENGHVFVLRPLDYEHLRQSEVTVSASDAGSPPLRANVTVRLVVLDENDNAPLVLYPAQESSPASSELVPVSAEAGYLISKVVAVDADSGQNSWLSYHLLRATEPGLFSVGLQSGEVRLRRPVTERDSVKQKLLVLVRDNGQPPLSATAALSALLLKDFSDVRLPQGSPATEDQDASLTTYLILALVFVSLLFLISTAVLLARKVCRRKELKAGHVLYAADTLQSGLADAAAAGTLPRPYCYEISLTTGSGNSEFRFLKPILPSLPPQHCAVGQGPDEEQEFPAVPVSTEDMAPDNAGTLSAGQFNALSFN from the coding sequence atGGCGCTCGCAAGGCAAGTGCTTTGTGtctctgctttcctgtggcTGCCGCTCGCTCGCGCCGAGCCCATCCGCTACTCCGTAGCCGAGGAGGCGGAAAGCGGCTCCGTGGTGGGCGAGCTGGCGGAGGATGCGGGGCTGACGCCGGCGCAGCTCTCGGCTCGCCGCGCCCGCCTGCTCTCGGAGGACGGCCGGCAGCATTTTCGCTTAGAGCGCGCCTCCGGCCGCCTCGTCGTGGCGGGGAGGCTGGACCGGGAGGAGCTGTGCGCCCAGTCCGCCACCTGCATGCTCCCCTtcgagctgctgctctccaacCCCCTCCAGTTCTTTCGGGTTGAGGTAGATCTGGACGATATCAATGACCATTCCCCTATTTTCCGAGAAGATCGAGTCAGTTTTAGGATCCCCGAAACGAGCGAGCCGGGTTCACGTTTCCCACTGGAGGTTGCTCGGGACCTCGACATTGGCAgcaacacagtccaggagtaCAATATCTCTCCTGAGAACGAGTATTTCAGTGTCTCGTATGGGAGTCGCAATACAGGCAAGAAGTCTCTTGAACTTGTCTTGGAAAAACCGCTAGACAGAGAGGAACAGGCAGAGATGAGTTTCAGTGTTATTGCCATGGATGGAGGTTCTCCTCCCAGGAGTGGCACAGCccaaattcaaattttaattcTAGATGCAAATGACAATGCTCCCAAATTCACACAGGAGGAGTACATCGCAACGGTTTTGGAGAACATGCCAGAAGGCTCTCTGGTTCTGACTGTGCTGGCAACTGATCCAGATGCAGGAGTTAATGGGCACATCTCCTATCAACTCAATGAAGGGGTTGATCAGATTGACTCAGCATTTGTGATTGATCCCACAAATGGTGAAATTAAACTCAAAAAACCTCTGGACTTTGAGGCAGCACAAACCCACGAGCTCAGTGTGAGAGCCACAGATGGTGGAGGGCTGTCAGCAATATGCAAAGTATTGGTGGAGGTGGTGGATGTGAATGACAACGCCCCAGAGCTGGTGGTCAGTTCCTTCAGCAGTCCCCTCCCCGAGAACACAGTGCCCGGCACGGTGGTTGCCCTGTTCACGGTCCGGGACCGGGATTCTGGTGCCAACGGGAAGATCTCCTGTGCCCTGGAGGATCAGCTCTTCTTCTCCCTGCGGCCAGCCTATAAGAATTACTACGAGCTGGTGACAGTGAGCGCGCTGGACCGCGAGGAGACGCCTCAGTACATGCTCAGGGTCACGGCAGCAGATGCGGGCTCGCCCCCTCTCACAACCACGCACACCTTCACCGTGGACATCTCGGACGTCAATGACAATGCGCCCGTCTTCAACCAGACCTCCTACACCATGTACGTGCGTGAGAACAACGTCGCCACGGTGTTTGTAGGAGCCGTGAGCGCTGCAGATGCTGACGTGGGGCTGAATGCCAAGGTGACCTAttggctggcagcagagcaagggccGGAGCGGGCCTGGTGCTCCTGCATCTCGGTGAACTCGGAGAACGGACACGTGTTTGTGCTGCGGCCCCTGGACTACGAGCACTTGAGGCAGAGCGAGGTGACGGTCAGTGCCTCTGACGCGGGCTCTCCTCCCCTCAGGGCCAACGTCACCGTCCGCCTTGTGGTGCTGGACGAGAACGACAACGCACCGCTCGTGCTCTACCCggcccaggagagcagcccgGCCTCCAGCGAGCTGGTGCCCGTGTCGGCCGAGGCGGGCTACCTCATCAGCAAAGTGGTGGCCGTCGATGCCGACTCGGGACAGAACTCCTGGCTCTCCTACCACCTGCTGAGGGCCACCGAGCCGGGGCTCTTCTCCGTGGGCCTGCAGAGCGGCGAGGTGCGTCTGAGGAGGCCGGTGACAGAGAGAGACAGCGTCAAGCAGAAGCTCCTTGTGCTGGTCAGAGACAACGGGCAGCCCCCGCTCTCAGCCACGGCAGCTCTGAGCGCTCTCCTGCTCAAGGACTTCTCCGACGTGCGCCTCCCTCAGGGCAGCCCGGCCACCGAGGATCAGGACGCCTCCCTGACCACCTACTTAATCCTTGCCTTGGTCTTtgtctccctcctcttcctcatctccaCCGCAGTCCTGCTGGCTCGCAAGGTGTGCcggaggaaggagctgaaggcCGGCCATGTGCTCTATGCTGCCGACACCTTGCAGAGCGGCCTGGCCGATGCAGCCGCCGCAGGGACCCTGCCCCGCCCCTATTGCTACGAGATCAGCCTCACAACGGGCTCGGGCAACAGCGAGTTCAGATTCCTCAagcccatcctgcccagcctgcccccaCAGCACTGCGCCGTGGGCCAGGGCCCCGATGAGGAACAGGAGttccccgctgtccctgtcaGCACCGAGGACATGGCCCCAGACAATGCTGGCACTCTCTCTGCAGGACAGTTCAATGCTCTTTCCTTCAACTAG
- the LOC132334325 gene encoding protocadherin beta-15-like — MALARQVLCVSAFLWLPLARAEPIRYSVAEEAESGSVVGELAEDAGLTPAQLSARRARLLSEDGRQHFRLERASGRLVVAGRLDREELCAQSATCMLPFELLLSNPLQFFRVEVIVKDINDHSPVFPEDQVSFKILETSEIGSRFPLEVARDLDIGSNTVQAYNISPENENFSVSHGTGISGKKYLELVLEKPLDREEQEQMSFLVVALDGGSPPRTGTTKVNIRILDVNDNAPKFTQEVYIGRVLENAPEGSVVLTVLATDPDEGVNGNISYQLSIAMGQTDLAFVIDPINGEIKLTKPLDFEAAEVHELSVRATDGGGLSAICKVLVEVVDVNDNAPELVVSSFSSPLPENTVPGTVVALFTVRDRDSGANGKISCALEDQLFFSLRPAYKNYYELVTVSALDREETPQYMLRVTAADAGSPALTTTQTFTVDISDVNDNAPVFNQTSYTMYVRENNVATVFVGAVSAADADVGLNAKVTYWLAAEQGPERAWCSCISVNSENGHVFVLRPLDYEHLRQSEVTVSASDAGSPPLRANVTVRLVVLDENDNAPLVLYPAQESSPASSELVPVSAEAGYLISKVVAVDADSGQNSWLSYHLLRATDPGLFSVGLQSGEVRLRRPVTERDSVKQKLLVLVRDNGQPPLSATAALSALLLKDFSDVRLPQGSPATEDQDASLTTYLILALVFVSLLFLISTAVLLARKVCRRKELKAGHVLYAADTLQSGLADAAAAGTLPRPYCYEISLTTGSGNSEFRFLKPILPSLPPQHCAVGQGPDEEQDFPAVPVSTEDMASDNAGTLSAGQFNALSFN; from the coding sequence ATGGCGCTCGCAAGGCAAGTGCTTTGTGtctctgctttcctgtggcTGCCGCTCGCTCGCGCCGAGCCCATCCGCTACTCCGTAGCCGAGGAGGCGGAAAGCGGCTCCGTGGTGGGCGAGCTGGCGGAGGATGCGGGGCTGACGCCGGCGCAGCTCTCGGCTCGCCGCGCCCGCCTGCTCTCGGAGGACGGCCGGCAGCATTTTCGCTTAGAGCGCGCCTCCGGCCGCCTCGTCGTGGCGGGGAGGCTGGACCGGGAGGAGCTGTGCGCCCAGTCCGCCACCTGCATGCTCCCCTtcgagctgctgctctccaacCCCCTCCAGTTCTTTCGGGTCGAGGTGATAGTGAAGGATATCAATGACCATTCGCCAGTTTTCCCCGAGGATCAAGTCAGTTTTAAGATTCTGGAGACGAGCGAAATAGGCTCTCGTTTTCCACTGGAGGTTGCTCGGGACCTTGATATTGGCAGCAACACAGTCCAGGCATACAACATCTCTCCCGAGAATGAGAATTTTAGTGTCTCCCATGGTACCGGGATTTCAGGCAAGAAGTATCTTGAACTAGTCCTGGAAAAGCCGCTTgacagagaggagcaggaacagaTGAGTTTCCTTGTGGTTGCCCTGGATGGGGGCTCTCCTCCCCGGACTGGGACCACCAAAGTAAACATTAGAATTCTAGATGTAAATGACAATGCTCCCAAATTCACACAGGAGGTATACATTGGAAGGGTTCTTGAGAACGCACCAGAAGGCTCTGTGGTTCTGACTGTGCTGGCAACTGATCCAGATGAAGGAGTTAATGGGAACATCTCCTATCAACTTAGCATTGCCATGGGACAGACTGATTTGGCATTTGTGATTGATCCCATAAATGGTGAAATTAAACTCACAAAACCTCTGGACTTTGAGGCAGCCGAAGTTCACGAGCTCAGTGTGAGAGCCACAGATGGAGGGGGACTCTCAGCAATCTGCAAGGTGTTGGTGGAGGTGGTGGATGTGAATGACAATGCCCCAGAGCTGGTGGTCAGTTCCTTCAGCAGTCCCCTCCCCGAGAACACAGTGCCTGGCACGGTGGTTGCCCTGTTCACGGTCAGGGACCGGGATTCTGGTGCCAACGGGAAGATCTCCTGTGCCCTGGAGGATCAGCTCTTCTTCTCCCTGCGGCCAGCCTATAAGAATTACTACGAGCTGGTGACAGTGAGCGCGCTGGACCGCGAGGAGACGCCTCAGTACATGCTCAGGGTCACGGCAGCAGATGCGGGCTCGCCCGCTCTCACAACCACGCAGACCTTCACCGTGGACATCTCGGACGTCAATGACAACGCGCCCGTCTTCAACCAGACCTCCTACACCATGTACGTGCGTGAGAACAACGTCGCCACGGTGTTTGTAGGAGCCGTGAGCGCTGCAGATGCTGACGTGGGGCTGAATGCCAAGGTGACCTAttggctggcagcagagcaagggccGGAGCGGGCCTGGTGCTCCTGCATCTCGGTGAACTCGGAGAACGGACACGTGTTTGTGCTGCGGCCCCTGGACTACGAGCACTTGAGGCAGAGCGAGGTGACGGTCAGTGCCTCTGACGCGGGCTCTCCTCCCCTCAGGGCCAACGTCACCGTCCGCCTTGTGGTGCTGGACGAGAACGACAACGCACCGCTCGTGCTCTACCCggcccaggagagcagcccgGCCTCCAGCGAGCTGGTGCCCGTGTCGGCCGAGGCGGGCTACCTCATCAGCAAAGTGGTGGCCGTCGATGCCGACTCGGGACAGAACTCCTGGCTCTCCTACCACCTGCTGAGGGCCACCGACCCGGGGCTCTTCTCCGTGGGCCTGCAGAGCGGCGAGGTGCGTCTGAGGAGGCCGGTGACAGAGAGAGACAGCGTCAAGCAGAAGCTCCTTGTGCTGGTCAGAGACAACGGGCAGCCCCCGCTCTCAGCCACGGCAGCTCTGAGCGCTCTCCTGCTCAAGGACTTCTCCGACGTGCGCCTCCCTCAGGGCAGCCCGGCCACCGAGGATCAGGACGCCTCCCTGACCACCTACTTAATCCTTGCCTTGGTCTTtgtctccctcctcttcctcatctccaCCGCAGTCCTGCTGGCTCGCAAGGTGTGCcggaggaaggagctgaaggcCGGCCATGTGCTCTATGCTGCCGACACCTTGCAGAGCGGCCTGGCCGACGCAGCCGCCGCAGGGACCCTGCCCCGCCCCTATTGCTACGAGATCAGCCTCACAACGGGCTCGGGCAACAGCGAGTTCAGATTCCTCAagcccatcctgcccagcctgcccccaCAGCACTGCGCCGTGGGCCAGGGCCCCGATGAGGAACAGGATttccccgctgtccctgtcaGCACCGAGGACATGGCCTCAGACAATGCTGGCACTCTCTCTGCAGGACAGTTCAACGCTCTTTCCTTCAACTAG
- the LOC132334311 gene encoding protocadherin beta-4-like, with translation MALARQVLCVSAFLWLPLARAEPIRYSVAEEAESGSVVGELAEDAGLTPAQLSARRARLLSEDGRQHFRLESASGRLVVAGRLDREELCAQSATCMLPFELLLSNPLQFFRVEVTLDDINDHSPIFSDERVTFKIVEKSDPGSLFPLEVAQDLDIGSNAVQAYSISPENEYFSVSYGSRNTGKKYLELVLEKPLDREEQEEIGFSVIAVDGGSPPRTGTAEVKIIILDVNDNAPVFTQEVYTGQVLENMPEGSLVLTVLATDEDAGINGDISYQLSQAVGQRDSAFVIDPVNGEIKLKKPLDFEAAQTHELSVRATDGGGLSAICKVLVEVVDVNDNAPELVVSSFSSPLPENTVPGTVVALFTVRDRDSGANGKISCALEDQLFFSLRPAYKNYYELVTVSALDREETPQYMLRVTAADAGSPPLTTTHTFTVDISDVNDNAPVFNQTSYTMYVRENNVATVFVGAVSAADADVGLNAKVTYWLAAEQGPERAWCSCISVNSENGHVFVLRPLDYEHLRQSEVTVSASDAGSPPLRANVTVRLVVLDENDNAPLVLYPAQESSPASSELVPVSAEAGYLISKVVAVDADSGQNSWLSYHLLRATEPGLFSVGLQSGEVRLRRPVTERDSVKQKLLVLVRDNGQPPLSATAALSALLLKDFSDVRLPQGSPATEDQDASLTTYLILALVFVSLLFLISTAVLLARKVCRRKELKAGHVLYAADTLQSGLADAAAAGTLPRPYCYEISLTTGSGNSEFRFLKPILPSLPPQHCAVGQGPDEEQDFPAVPVSTEDMAPDNAGTLSAGQFNALSFN, from the coding sequence atGGCGCTCGCAAGGCAAGTGCTTTGTGtctctgctttcctgtggcTGCCGCTCGCTCGCGCCGAGCCCATCCGCTACTCCGTAGCCGAGGAGGCGGAAAGCGGCTCCGTGGTGGGCGAGCTGGCGGAGGATGCGGGGCTGACGCCGGCGCAGCTCTCGGCTCGCCGCGCCCGCCTGCTCTCGGAGGACGGCCGGCAGCATTTTCGCTTAGAGAGCGCCTCCGGCCGCCTCGTCGTGGCGGGGAGGCTGGACCGGGAGGAGCTGTGCGCCCAGTCCGCCACCTGCATGCTCCCCTTcgagctgctcctctccaacCCCCTCCAGTTCTTTCGGGTCGAGGTGACTCTGGACGATATCAATGACCATTCGCCAATTTTCTCCGACGAACGAGTCACTTTTAAGATCGTGGAAAAGAGTGATCCGGGATCACTTTTCCCACTGGAGGTGGCTCAGGACCTCGATATTGGCAGCAACGCAGTCCAGGCATACAGCATCTCTCCCGAGAACGAGTATTTTAGTGTCTCCTATGGTAGTCGCAATACAGGCAAGAAGTATCTTGAACTGGTCCTGGAAAAGCCACTAGACCgagaggagcaggaagagaTAGGGTTCAGTGTTATTGCCGTGGATGGGGGCTCTCCTCCAAGGACTGGCACTGCTGAAGTGAAAATTATCATTCTAGATGTAAATGACAATGCCCCCGTCTTCACGCAGGAGGTGTACACAGGGCAGGTTTTGGAGAACATGCCAGAAGGCTCTCTGGTTCTGACTGTGCTAGCAACTGATGAGGATGCAGGAATTAACGGGGATATCTCCTATCAACTGAGCCAGgcagtgggacagagggacTCAGCATTTGTGATTGATCCCGTAAATGGTGAAATTAAACTCAAAAAACCTCTGGACTTTGAGGCAGCACAAACCCACGAGCTCAGTGTGAGAGCCACAGATGGTGGAGGGCTCTCAGCAATCTGCAAGGTGTTGGTGGAGGTGGTGGATGTGAACGACAATGCCCCAGAGCTGGTGGTCAGTTCCTTCAGCAGTCCCCTCCCCGAGAACACAGTGCCCGGCACGGTGGTTGCCCTGTTCACGGTCAGGGACCGGGATTCTGGTGCCAACGGGAAGATCTCCTGTGCCCTGGAGGATCAGCTCTTCTTCTCCCTGCGGCCAGCCTATAAGAATTACTACGAGCTGGTGACAGTGAGCGCGCTGGACCGCGAGGAGACGCCTCAGTACATGCTCAGGGTCACGGCAGCAGATGCGGGCTCGCCCCCTCTCACAACCACGCACACCTTCACCGTGGACATCTCGGACGTCAATGACAATGCGCCCGTCTTCAACCAGACCTCCTACACCATGTACGTGCGTGAGAACAACGTCGCCACGGTGTTTGTAGGAGCCGTGAGCGCTGCAGATGCTGACGTGGGGCTGAATGCCAAGGTGACCTAttggctggcagcagagcaagggccagAGCGGGCCTGGTGCTCCTGCATCTCGGTGAACTCGGAGAACGGACACGTGTTTGTGCTGCGGCCCCTGGACTACGAGCACTTGAGGCAGAGCGAGGTGACGGTCAGTGCCTCTGACGCGGGCTCTCCTCCCCTCAGGGCCAACGTCACCGTCCGCCTTGTGGTGCTGGACGAGAACGACAACGCACCGCTCGTGCTCTACCCggcccaggagagcagcccgGCCTCCAGTGAGCTGGTGCCCGTGTCGGCCGAGGCGGGCTACCTCATCAGCAAAGTGGTGGCCGTCGATGCCGACTCGGGACAGAACTCCTGGCTCTCCTACCACCTGCTGAGGGCCACCGAGCCGGGGCTCTTCTCCGTGGGCCTGCAGAGCGGCGAGGTGCGTCTGAGGAGGCCGGTGACAGAGAGAGACAGCGTCAAGCAGAAGCTCCTTGTGCTGGTCAGAGACAACGGGCAGCCCCCGCTCTCAGCCACGGCAGCTCTGAGCGCTCTCCTGCTCAAGGACTTCTCCGACGTGCGCCTCCCTCAGGGCAGCCCGGCCACCGAGGATCAGGACGCCTCCCTGACCACCTACTTAATCCTTGCCCTGGTCTTtgtctccctcctcttcctcatctccaCCGCAGTCCTGCTGGCTCGCAAGGTGTGCcggaggaaggagctgaaggcCGGCCATGTGCTCTATGCTGCCGACACCTTGCAGAGCGGCCTGGCCGATGCAGCCGCCGCAGGGACCCTGCCCCGCCCCTATTGCTACGAGATCAGCCTCACAACGGGCTCGGGCAACAGCGAGTTCAGATTTCTCAagcccatcctgcccagcctgcccccaCAGCACTGCGCCGTGGGCCAGGGCCCCGATGAGGAACAGGATttccccgctgtccctgtcaGCACCGAGGACATGGCCCCAGACAATGCTGGCACTCTCTCTGCAGGACAGTTCAATGCTCTTTCCTTCAACTAG